The DNA sequence CATTTGTCAGGAATTTAATCCTGCAACGTCTATAATGTTGTAAGCAAAGAACAATCTCAAAAAACTAAAACAAAAAAATGAAAACAATCATCACATTCATAGTTGCCATGCTATCAGCCGTAACTATTTCAATCGCAACTGAACCTGCCGGCGGAAATCCTACTGAAACAGTGCAAGGCATACAATTTTATGAGGGAAGCTGGGCCGAAGCCCTGAAACTCGCCAAAAAGGAAAATAAACTTGTTTTCCTCGACATTTATGCAACCTGGTGTGGTCCCTGCAAAAAACTCAAGGCAAATACGTTTCCGGATGAAGCAGTAGGTGAATTTTACAACGCCAATTTTATCAACCTGGCGCTTGACGGAGAAAAGGGTGAAGGCCGCGAGCTGGCCCGCCAATATGCCATCAAAGGATATCCTACGCTGCTGTTCGTTGACCACACCGGCGCTGTTGTTGCCAGAACAACAGGATATCATAGCCCGGATAAGTTCCTGGGGCTTGGGAAAGAAGTTACAGCTCGCAAATAACAGTACTTATTGAAATAATTGAGTTTTTGGTTTGGAAGGCTGTTTCAGAAAATGGAATGGCCTTTTTTATGGGTGACAATTAATATTTAACAACTACTGGCTGAGACCGGATCAATTAAAACTTTTCAACTGAAATCTGAAATGAGAAAAATCTGCCTGATATGCTTTTTGGTACTACCCTTCAGTGTTTTAGCGGCTGAACCAGGAAGTCTTCAGATAGATGAAAAGCAGGATTATAAACGCTTTACCTGGGGAATAATCCCCGCAGCAGCTTTCGACTCCGACCTGGGCTTTAAGTACGGCGCTGTTTTTAACTTGTTTGATCATGGCAGCCATCAAAAGCTGCCACTTTTTGATCAGTATCTCTACATAAAACTCACCAATACTACCAGAGGTACATTAAATGCCCAGGCCGTTTTCGAAAGCAAAAGCCTCATCAAAAATGCAACCCTGATCCTTGAAGCCAGCTACCTGAAGGATAAAAAAATGGATTTCTTTGGTTTCAATGGCCTGAATGCCATGTATCATCCTGCCCTTACCAATCATTCAAACCCTGATTTTGCCGGCAAATTCTTTTACGCTCACGAGCGCGATTTGCTTCGCCTGCGTGCCGATTTGCAAAAAAACCTGATTGATGATAAGATTCGGTTGCTTACCGGCTTTACACACAACCGTTTTAGCATCAGTCCGGCGATGGAGAAAGATGCCGGTTCAGAACAATACGGAACCTCTTTGTTCGAAAACTATAAAATCTGGAACATCATAAAACCAGAAGAAAGCAGGGGCGGGAACATTAACCTGATAAACTTCGGCCTGATCTACGACACCCGCAACGAGCACTGCTTTTGCACCGATGGCATCTGGGTGGAAGCCATGTTCATTTATTCTCCCGGTTTTATGAGTGATGCAGATTTTTCAAAATTAGTGCTTACTTACAGGCAACATGCCAGCACCATGAACGAGCGGATTACCTTTTCATTCAGGGCAAGCAGCCAGCAAAAACTCTCTGGTGATATTCCTTTTTATATGCTGCCCACATATTTCGACAGCCGCCTGAGCCAGGACGGTCTGGGTGGTGCTTTTAACTTGCGTGGCGCATTAAGAAACCGCATTGTGTCAGACGGATTTCTGGCAGGGAATTTTGAAACAAAATTCAAGATCAGCGACTTTCACTTACTGGGGCAGTATTTTTATGTGAGTCTGTCGGTGTTTTACGACAATGCTTTTGTTACCCAAGCCTATCAAACCAACCTGGCTGAAGTTCCCGTTGATTTAAGGGATTTTTTCTTCGGCAATGCAAATCAAAAAATCCATCACACTTTTGGCACGGGGCTTTACATTGTTTTCAACCGCAACAATATCATTACGGTGAATTATGGTGTGCCTGTGAATGGCCAGGATGGGCCGGGAGGTTTGTATATCGGGTCGAGTTTGTTGTTTTAAAAGTGTTACTGATAGCATAGTGTATCAGTGTTAAATAATCATCAGTTGTAACTGGATTTTATTAGGGCTAAAAATAAAACCTGATGCTTGTCAGGTTGCCCATTTTTCTGCGTCTGTTATGGCGAAAATGATAAACAAATTCATTCCGAAACTGGAAACAATGAAAAAGAAAAAACTCCTGATAATCTCACTGATACTTGTAGTTGCAGGTATCATCATAGGAGGAAGCATCGGCCTTTACATGTTTTTTATGCCACACCGCGATGTGCAAAAAACCAAAACAGATTTCCATCTTACGGCCTCTGAACTCGTTATTGAATACCTGGCCGACCGTATTGACGCAAACACCAAATACCTTGCAGAAGACGGGAATTCCAAAATTCTGGAAGTAACCGGAACCGTAGCCCGCATTAGCAATGATTTCCAGGGCAACAAAGTAGTTGAACTCAAAGAAAACGGCGATAAAGCCGGCGTCAACTTCACTTTTATGCCCACTACCAATGCCAATGCCGAAATGCTGCAAAAAGGCCAGAAGGTTACCATTAAAGGAGTGATCCGTTCCGGCGCCTCCTACGATCCCGACCTCGAAATGTATCTGAATGCAGTGGTGGAGAAAAGCGATGTGGTGCGGTAGGAAGATGGAAGCCGGAAGCCGGAAGTCCGAAGTCGGAAGCCGTAAGTTACCCCAAAACCCCAATACTCCATCACTCCAATCAACCAATTAACTAATCAACAAATTAACCTTTAATCTTTAAAACTATGACAATCAAAAGAATCCTTATCAGCGCAATGATCATGATGATGGCCATTAATCTGACCGGCCAGACAAACTCCCGGATGGTGAGTAGTAAATCTCATATCAAATTTTTCTCTACCACACCGGCTGAAGATATTGAAGCCAATAATTATTCCGCAACAAGTACCATTAACATTGAAAGTGGCAACATCGCTTTTGTTGTCCCCATGCAGGGCTTTGAATTTGAGAAAGCATTGATGCAAAAGCACTTCAACCAGGAAAACTTTCTTGATACCAAAAGCTTTCCGGATGCCCGCCTTGTGGGCAAAATCACTAATATTGACAAGGTTGATTTTTCAACAGATGGCACCTACGAAGCCGTGGTTGAGGGAGATATGACCTTAAAAGGAGTAACCAAGAAAATCACCGAAAAAGGAAGCATTACCGTGAAAGGGGGCAAAGTTGAAGCTAAAAGTACTTTTAACATTACCCTGGCCGATTACGGAATTGAGTTCGTAAAAGGAAAACCATCGAGCAACATTGCAAAAACTGTTGAAGTAAGCCTGGTAGCTGAGTATTAAATACTGGAGAAAAGAGGGAAAAACCCTTCAGCGGGTAGTTCCCTTTTTGTTTTAATAACTGCTAATGCTTAAATAGAAATGAAACCGCAAATGATTCTTAGTCTGCTCATCTTCATCACAGGATTTTATCCCTGGATGTTGCCTGCAAAAGAGCCGGATAATTCCTCTGCGCTATTTCAGATCGGGAGGAGCAGAGATGCGAACGAGATTCATTATGTCGCGAGTTTGGATTGCGAAGGCAACCTTGTGGCTGAAAATCCAGTAGATATTTATTGGATCAGGCATACCGAAGGTGGCCGCCGTGAACCGCTAACATGGGTTCAAAATAAATATGCCTATGGTATCAAATATCTGGAAATATCATCGCAAAAAGCTGTTTTTCAATTTGTATCCTATCCCAGTCGCACGTTTTCGATACAAAAAAGTGATCAGGGAAGGTATAATGTGTACACTAGCTTCGAAAACAGGAAATTCGCATTAACACGCATTTTTGTTCAGATTGAAAATGGAAGCTTTTGGTTCCCACAGATAACACGTGTTGAATTATCCGGGATCGATGAACAAACCAGGCAATACATTGTGGAATCAATCGAACTATAGTATTAAAGATATTGTTAACCACTGATTTAAGATACTGGAATTTTTAAATTAATATCTTTGGCGCAAAATATCATTTGGAGATTTGAGAATGACCTGCACAAAAACCATGGAAGCGTTTCTGCCAGATTCAATAAAAAACATAATTGATTCACTTGAAAAAACCCGGAATCCCGATAATCGTGTTCTGAATGAAATTGTTGCAAATTCTGGAGTAGCAGAAAAGGATTTCAGTAGTTTCCGGAACTTCGTATACCCTGCCAATGAGAGTTACGGACGGCGATTACTTTTTAACAGCAACAGATTCAAAATTCTTTTAATGTCGTGGCGTAAGAACGACTTCACTTCCATTCATAATCACGGAGCCACCGAATGGGGTTGCGTTTATTTTATGGGAAAGGCTACGCACCGCATTTATGAGAACGAAAACGCGATGTTGAAGATGAAAAGAAAGGATTATTTTGAAACCGGCCAGATAGCTGATGTTTGCGGCGATTTCATTCATATTATGGGAAATTCGGGGTCCTGCGATTTTCTGACCCTGCATATTTATGGATCTGATTCGGATTCTTCAGGCAATGAATCAATGGCAGAAATATATGCTCCTGAGCACAACAAGCTTTTCTATACCCACGGCGAAGCCTATCTGAACATCAGCAAAGAACTGATCAGAGGTGAACAGTACTTTGATCAGATTGATCCTGACACACTGGTTGATTACTTAATTCTGGTTAAACCCTTTTATGAACGTGTTAATAATGAGTCTGCTCTTGAGAAAATAAAATCGGCGATAAAAATGGTTTCGTAAACTTACAACTCCCTGCAATTGTTCTTTCACCATGATCCTACGTTTTCTTCAAATTTTCATCGTAGTTATTTTCACATTAACTTCTTGTGCCCAGAAAAACCCTGAGGCAGTACAACTCAATTCGAAAGATTTTGATAAGCTTGTCCGAACCAAGCCCGGTGTGTTGCTTGATGTGCGAACCCAACGGGAATTCAAGAACGGCCATATAGAAAATTCCGGACAACTGAACTATTATGCCCTGGATTTCAGGAACAGGCTGCTGCTTTTGCCCAAGGATCAGCCCATCTATCTTTATTGCAATACCGGCTATCGCAGCGACCGTGCTGCAAGCTTCCTGATCAGGAATGGCTATACCAGCGTTTACAATCTGCAGCACGGAATCATGGAATGGGAATTGGCACGCTTGCCGGTTATTACAGATCCCGATGCGCAACCCGATACCGACGACAAATTCGAACCTGCTGATTTTGCACAACTCCTGGCTTCCGAACCCATTGTTTTTGTGGATTTTTATGCGCCCTGGTGCGGCCCCTGCCGCAAAATGATGCCCATGATTGACAGCCTCAAGGTAGAATACCACGGACGTTTACCCATCGTAAAAGTCAACGCCGATGCCAGCAAGCAACTGATGCGGGAAATGAAACTTGTATCGGTTCCTTATCTTGCGCTTTACCGTGACGGCGAATTATACTTTGAACATCGCGGCGAAATCCACCGCGAAGAGTTGGTAGAAGTACTGGAATCGGTGTTATAGAATAAAGGATAACAGGCTTTGATCCCAGGGAAAGGATTTGAGCACTCTTGCGGTTTTTTTGCTACGAGCTTGTCAGGTTTATACCAACACCCCGTCTGTTAAGTCAAACCAAATCAAATTGTAATGAATAACTTACCAATTATCGTAACCATCTTAACATTTCTCATTTTCACTAATCCAATCATGACACAAAACACCAGGAGTGCAAAAGAAGCAAAAGGCCTGGAAGCAGGTGTTAATGCACCTGATTTCATAGCTACTGTTATAAACGGAAACAATTTTTCCTTAAAGGATGCCCTGACAGAAGGCCCGGTGGTACTGGTATTTTATCGTGGTCATTGGTGCCCGGTTTGCAACAAACATCTGGGCGTATTGCAGGATTCACTTCAGTACATCCAGAATATGGGTGCTAAGGTTATAGCTATCTCACCCGAAAAGCCTGAACTACTTGCCAAAACAACAGAAAAAACCGGCGCAGATTTTACTATACTCTACGATGAAGGTTACCGGATTTCAGATGCTTATGATGTGACTTTCACACCAGGTGGTATGGATAGAACTATGTATAACACATTTTTGGGCGCAAACCTGAAAGAAGCCCACTCCGATGATTCTCAGCGTTTGCCCATACCGGCCACATTTGTGATCGGACAAGACGGGAAAATAGCCTGGCGGCATTTCGATCCCGATTACAAGAAACGCAGCACAGTAAGCGAAATACTTGATGCCCTGAGCAAAATGAACTGACACCCGACAGCCGGGCAAATCTCCCTGCAGTTTTTATCTTTGCCCCGTTTCGCCCACATTAATCTGAAACAGAAACAAACAATGAACGAGCAGATCATTCTTAGCGAAGTTTTTGAAAAAATCCACCGGTACATCGAAAGTAATGCCGACAACCAGAAACCGGTGGTAAATTATAAAAGCCCTGCCGAGCTGGTAAGCCTTATCAATATGCAGATCGAAGATTCCGGCGTTGATCAAAACGAATTCCTCGAACTGGTTGATCAGTACCTGAACTATTCGGTAAGAACCGGTAACAAACAATTCCTTAACCAGCTTTATTCCGGCTTCAATTTCCCGGCTTTTATCGGCGATATGTTAACTACATTGGCCAATACTTCAATGTACACCTACGAGGTGGCACCTGTTGCTACGGAAATTGAAAAATCCATGATCAGCTTGATGAACCAATATGCCGGTTATGAAAATGGCGATGGGCTTTTCGTTAGCGGCGGAAGCAATGCGAATCTGGTAGCCATGTTGTCGGCTCGCAACCGTGCGATCCCCGAAAGCCGTTTTGAAGGTTACGACCGCCAACAAAAACTAACTGCCTTTATCAATGAGCAGGCGCATTACTCAATCGAAACTGCTGCCAATGTGCTGGGTATCGGATCGAAAAGTGTTATTAAAGTAAAAGCCGATGATAGTGGGAGAATGATTCCAGATGAACTGGAAAAAGCCATTAAGGCTTCCATTGCCCGTGGTGAAAAGCCATTTTTTACTGTGGCCACCACCGCCACAACTTTGCTGGGCGCTTACGACCCCATTGATGAAATAGCTGCAATTTGCCAAAAACACAATATCTGGCTGCATGCCGACGGCTCTTTTGGCGGTTCACTCATTTTGAGCGAAAAGCACCGCCATATGATGAAAGGCCTTGAAAAAACTGATTCCTTTGCGTGGAACCCTCATAAACTGATGAATATTCCTTTGATTTGTTCAGTCATCCTGCTTAAACAAAAAGGAACCTTACAATATAACCTCACCGATCTGAATACAGATTATATTTTTCATGATATTGAAGAGATTGAAGACCTAGGCAAAAAATCCATTCAATGCGGGCGTAGGGTAGATGCTGTAAAACTTTGGTTCGCATGGAAATATTTCGGACTGAAAGGTTATCAGCAACGCATTGACAACCTGATGGATATGGCAGCTTATGCCGATAAATTGGTTCAGGATAATCCCAGGCTGGAATTGATGGCGCCACGGCAGTCGTTTGCCATTTGCTTCCGTTACATTCCTGAGAGGGATATTGACCTGAATGATTTTAACCTGCAATTGCGCGAAACGCTCAGAAAAACAGGCCATACCATTGTCAATTACGGATACATCGGAAAAAATCTGACCATCCGCCTGATCACCGCAAATGGAGAACTGGAAAAATCAGATATTGATTTATTCTTCAATCGTCTGAATTCTGTAGCAAAAGTGTTGGAAGAGAACCTGGTTACTGCATGAGAAAAGAAGAGGACAAACATACCGGTTTTGCCATTGCACTGGCCTGGCCCGAAACACTTTGCAAACAGCCTAATTCCTGGTATGATAAACCGATGCGGTGGCTCGGAATCAATAAAAACTGGTTGTACAAAGCCGGACATGCCGCCCTGGTTTTGATCAATGATAATGAACCCAAATGTCATTATTTCGATTTTGGCAGATATCATTCCCCTTTTAATTTTGGAAGAGTGAGAAGTGCAGCAACCGATCATGATCTTGCAGTGAAAACCATTCCCCGGATTTCAGATGATGGAACCCGGATTGAAAACTTCAGTGAAATTCTGGATGAACTACAACAAAATAAATCCTGCCATGGCGACGGCAAACTTTATGCTTCGTATTGTCGCATAAATTTTGAGTTTGCCTTGCAAAAAGCTTTACATCTCCAGGTTTCCAGTCCTCTGCCTTACGGGCCTTTTGTGAGGGGCGGAAGCAATTGCTCACGTTTTGTCAACGATGCAATTGTAGCCGGTAAACCCGTCTGGCACCAAACCATTCGCCTTAAGTATTTTGTTCCCCTGACCCCAACCACATTGAACAATGTAAACTCATTGAAAAGCAAAACGGTAATATCTGCTTTGGCTAAAACCATTGGCGTGGATTTCTCGAAAAAACTTTCGAAGGATCAGTTAAAAAGCACTTTACCGGCTCCACCCCGACATCCGGCCATCCCCGAAAATGCCCAGTGGATCAGCGGAGAAGGAGCGGGTTCATGGTTTCATATTATCAAAGAGGGGGAGCTGTATGCAATCGCACGCTATGGCCCGGAAGGCAATACAGAGTGTAAGGGTTTGTTTTCGCTATCAGATAAAACTTTATTCACCATTGGTGATCCATATAAATTTTTTCATTTAAGTCATTGCAGCAAAGTACAAATTCTGCAAAATGGGCAGGTATTCGTTTTCACGCGTTCAGATGAGATCCGAACTGTTGGCAATCCTAAACCTGCTTCAAATAGAAGGGAATTGCTATTTCCAGCTTCGGTTTAAACACTGGTTTTTTTGATTTAATCTGCCCGGGCGCAAAACGCATAACACTAGCTTTATTTGCAGGTTGGACCCGGAGACCTGATCAATATTCAGGCAGGGAGGAAAACCTTATTGTTCCTTTCGTCCGAACCTTTAGCCTTATGAATGCCCGGACATGAAGGTTGTGAAAAGACTACTTAACACCTCAACACATTTTCACTACTTTTGTCCACTTCAAAAAACATCAACAATTTATCTGGATGAAAGTATCGTGCAACAGGCTCAAAGCCTACACCGGAATTGACGCAAACCCTGAAACCATTGCCAAAATATTGACCGACTGCGGCCTCGAGGTTGAAGCTATTGAAACATTTGAGAATATTAAAGGCGGTTTGAAAGGCATTGTGATCGGAGAGGTAAAAACCTGCATAAAACATCCCAATGCCGATAAACTTAGTCTGACCCAGGTAGACATTGGTGGCGATCGTTTGCTTGATATAGTTTGCGGCGCTCCCAACGTGGCTGCCGGACAAAAAGTGCTGGTTGCACCCGAAGGAACAACGCTAGCAATGGGTGACAACTCCTTCGTGATCAAAAAGAGCAAAATCAGGGGTGAAACATCTGAGGGAATGATTTGTGCCGAAGACGAACTCGGGTTGGGCACCTCGCACGAAGGTATTATGGTTTTGCCTGATGACGTTGTTACCGGCACGCTGGCAGCCAACTATTTTGATATTTATACCGATACCATTCTCGAAATTGGTCTGACCCCAAACCGTTCAGATGCCGCTTCGCATATCGGCGTTGCCCGCGACCTGGTTGCAGCATGGAATGCCATGCATTTCAATGAGCCGGAAAAACATATCAGTTTGAAACTTCCTGATATTGGCAATTTCAAGGTGGACAACCGCGATCATCATATTGATGTGATTGTTGATGACCCCAAAGCCTGCCCAAGATATTCCGGAATAACAATAAGCGGAATTACAGTTGAAGAATCACCGGCCTGGTTGAAAGATTTTCTGAAATCTATTGGTGTGAGACCCATCAACAACGTGGTTGATGTCACCAATTTTGTGCTTTTCGAACTGGGACAGCCACTCCATGCTTTCGACACTGATTATATCACCGGAAACAAAGTGGTGGTCAAACAATTGCCTGAAGGAACTGCATTTACAACCCTAGATGAGGTTGAACGCAAACTCACCGCTGGCGATCTGATGATTTGTAATGCAAAGGACGGCATGTGCATCGCGGGGGTATTTGGCGGCATCAAGTCGGGCGTTACTGAAAAAACCCGCAATGTATTTATTGAGAGCGCGTATTTCAACCCGGTGAGTGTTCGAAAAACATCAAAACAACATGGCCTCAAAACCGATGCTTCGTTCCGGTTCGAACGCGGTACCGATCCCAACATCACCGTTTATGCAATGAAAAGGGCTGCACTGCTCATTCAGGAAATCGCCGGCGGAAACATATCTTCCGACGTGGAGGATGTATATCCCGAAACCATTGTTCCGGCTCAGGTTGATATGACCTATCATAATATTGATCGTTTGATCGGCAAAAAAATTGAACATGAAATAATTCATGGCATCTTGAACTGGCTGGGCATGATAATTACGCATCATGATGAAAAGGGTATGCTGGTGGCTGTTCCAACTTTTAAAACTGATGTGCAGCGCGAAGCCGACGTGATTGAAGAAATTCTTCGCATTTACGGCTATAACAACATTGCCTTTGATTCATCGCTGCGTTCCTCCATTTCTTTGTCAGAAAAACCAGATCGTCTGAAACACAGAAACACAGTTTCAGATTATTTAGTGAGCAATGGTTTTTATGAAATCATGTGCAATTCGCTTACAAAATCCACTTATGATCAGACCCTGCCTTTTATTGATAAAAACAAACATGTTCATATTCTGAACCCTATCAGCCGCGACCTTGATATTATGCGGCAAACCTTGTTGGTTGGCGGTTTGGAAACAATTCTGTTTAACCTTAACCGCAAGGTTTCCGATATGAAACTGTTTGAGTTCGGAGCGGAATACACAAGAGATGCCGGAAAAGCACACAATGAAAACAGGCTCGATAAATACAATGAACACTGGAAACTTTCATTGTTCCTTACTGGCCAGAAACATCCTGAATCATGGTACACCAAAGAAGAGAAAACTGATTTTTTCACACTCAAGGCCATGGTTCACACAATTTTGAACCGGATTGGATTAAATGCTGGAATTAGCCATTCCATCGAAACTGATTTCGGCATTCTTGATTTTGGCCAGACCCTCACTTTTGAAGGAAAACAGTTAGCCGTGTTAGGCAGGCTCAGGGATAATATCCTGAACCAGTTCGACATCAAACAGGAAGTATTTTATGCTGAGGTTGACTGGGATTTGTGCATGCAGTTTTTGGCAAAGCACCCTGGCATCAGGTATAGTGAAATACCTCGTTTTCCGGAAGTTCGTCGCGACCTGGCTTTGCTTCTCGACATGCACATCAAATTTGGCGAAATCGAAAATCTTGCCATTAAAAATGGCGGGCAACTGCTACGAAATGTAAGCTTGTTCGACATTTATGAAGGCGACCGCATTGAGCAGGGTAAAAAATCATACGCCATTAGCTTCATACTGCGCGATGACAGCAAAACACTCAAAGACCAGGAAATTGATGCATTCATAAATAAGCTGGTAAAAGTGTTTGAAAAAGAACTGGGTGCGAAAATCCGATGAATTCAATATCCCGGGAAATTAAGAGAACAAAATTTCTTTCTTCAATCAAGATATTATTCCTCCTAGGGATCGTGTTTGCTTTTTGTATTACGGCTTCGCAAGCACAGCCAAACAGGGAAGGGCAATTTAAATACACATCGCCAGGCGGCGCTTATATCGGGTCTTACTTTACCGATCTCGATGATTTCCTGGTTCGTCCGTTAAAGTGGAATCGCTATCAATATATATCCGCAACAGCGATCACGGCTGCAGGTGC is a window from the Bacteroidales bacterium genome containing:
- a CDS encoding thioredoxin fold domain-containing protein: MKTIITFIVAMLSAVTISIATEPAGGNPTETVQGIQFYEGSWAEALKLAKKENKLVFLDIYATWCGPCKKLKANTFPDEAVGEFYNANFINLALDGEKGEGRELARQYAIKGYPTLLFVDHTGAVVARTTGYHSPDKFLGLGKEVTARK
- a CDS encoding YceI family protein, which translates into the protein MIMMMAINLTGQTNSRMVSSKSHIKFFSTTPAEDIEANNYSATSTINIESGNIAFVVPMQGFEFEKALMQKHFNQENFLDTKSFPDARLVGKITNIDKVDFSTDGTYEAVVEGDMTLKGVTKKITEKGSITVKGGKVEAKSTFNITLADYGIEFVKGKPSSNIAKTVEVSLVAEY
- a CDS encoding DUF4833 domain-containing protein yields the protein MKPQMILSLLIFITGFYPWMLPAKEPDNSSALFQIGRSRDANEIHYVASLDCEGNLVAENPVDIYWIRHTEGGRREPLTWVQNKYAYGIKYLEISSQKAVFQFVSYPSRTFSIQKSDQGRYNVYTSFENRKFALTRIFVQIENGSFWFPQITRVELSGIDEQTRQYIVESIEL
- a CDS encoding cysteine dioxygenase family protein — translated: MEAFLPDSIKNIIDSLEKTRNPDNRVLNEIVANSGVAEKDFSSFRNFVYPANESYGRRLLFNSNRFKILLMSWRKNDFTSIHNHGATEWGCVYFMGKATHRIYENENAMLKMKRKDYFETGQIADVCGDFIHIMGNSGSCDFLTLHIYGSDSDSSGNESMAEIYAPEHNKLFYTHGEAYLNISKELIRGEQYFDQIDPDTLVDYLILVKPFYERVNNESALEKIKSAIKMVS
- a CDS encoding thioredoxin fold domain-containing protein, with translation MILRFLQIFIVVIFTLTSCAQKNPEAVQLNSKDFDKLVRTKPGVLLDVRTQREFKNGHIENSGQLNYYALDFRNRLLLLPKDQPIYLYCNTGYRSDRAASFLIRNGYTSVYNLQHGIMEWELARLPVITDPDAQPDTDDKFEPADFAQLLASEPIVFVDFYAPWCGPCRKMMPMIDSLKVEYHGRLPIVKVNADASKQLMREMKLVSVPYLALYRDGELYFEHRGEIHREELVEVLESVL
- a CDS encoding AhpC/TSA family protein produces the protein MTQNTRSAKEAKGLEAGVNAPDFIATVINGNNFSLKDALTEGPVVLVFYRGHWCPVCNKHLGVLQDSLQYIQNMGAKVIAISPEKPELLAKTTEKTGADFTILYDEGYRISDAYDVTFTPGGMDRTMYNTFLGANLKEAHSDDSQRLPIPATFVIGQDGKIAWRHFDPDYKKRSTVSEILDALSKMN
- a CDS encoding glutamate decarboxylase; the encoded protein is MNEQIILSEVFEKIHRYIESNADNQKPVVNYKSPAELVSLINMQIEDSGVDQNEFLELVDQYLNYSVRTGNKQFLNQLYSGFNFPAFIGDMLTTLANTSMYTYEVAPVATEIEKSMISLMNQYAGYENGDGLFVSGGSNANLVAMLSARNRAIPESRFEGYDRQQKLTAFINEQAHYSIETAANVLGIGSKSVIKVKADDSGRMIPDELEKAIKASIARGEKPFFTVATTATTLLGAYDPIDEIAAICQKHNIWLHADGSFGGSLILSEKHRHMMKGLEKTDSFAWNPHKLMNIPLICSVILLKQKGTLQYNLTDLNTDYIFHDIEEIEDLGKKSIQCGRRVDAVKLWFAWKYFGLKGYQQRIDNLMDMAAYADKLVQDNPRLELMAPRQSFAICFRYIPERDIDLNDFNLQLRETLRKTGHTIVNYGYIGKNLTIRLITANGELEKSDIDLFFNRLNSVAKVLEENLVTA
- a CDS encoding phenylalanine--tRNA ligase subunit beta, which gives rise to MKVSCNRLKAYTGIDANPETIAKILTDCGLEVEAIETFENIKGGLKGIVIGEVKTCIKHPNADKLSLTQVDIGGDRLLDIVCGAPNVAAGQKVLVAPEGTTLAMGDNSFVIKKSKIRGETSEGMICAEDELGLGTSHEGIMVLPDDVVTGTLAANYFDIYTDTILEIGLTPNRSDAASHIGVARDLVAAWNAMHFNEPEKHISLKLPDIGNFKVDNRDHHIDVIVDDPKACPRYSGITISGITVEESPAWLKDFLKSIGVRPINNVVDVTNFVLFELGQPLHAFDTDYITGNKVVVKQLPEGTAFTTLDEVERKLTAGDLMICNAKDGMCIAGVFGGIKSGVTEKTRNVFIESAYFNPVSVRKTSKQHGLKTDASFRFERGTDPNITVYAMKRAALLIQEIAGGNISSDVEDVYPETIVPAQVDMTYHNIDRLIGKKIEHEIIHGILNWLGMIITHHDEKGMLVAVPTFKTDVQREADVIEEILRIYGYNNIAFDSSLRSSISLSEKPDRLKHRNTVSDYLVSNGFYEIMCNSLTKSTYDQTLPFIDKNKHVHILNPISRDLDIMRQTLLVGGLETILFNLNRKVSDMKLFEFGAEYTRDAGKAHNENRLDKYNEHWKLSLFLTGQKHPESWYTKEEKTDFFTLKAMVHTILNRIGLNAGISHSIETDFGILDFGQTLTFEGKQLAVLGRLRDNILNQFDIKQEVFYAEVDWDLCMQFLAKHPGIRYSEIPRFPEVRRDLALLLDMHIKFGEIENLAIKNGGQLLRNVSLFDIYEGDRIEQGKKSYAISFILRDDSKTLKDQEIDAFINKLVKVFEKELGAKIR